The following are encoded together in the Bacillus sp. NP157 genome:
- a CDS encoding HAMP domain-containing protein has translation MRLYRWASDTIGRWFAINIVAAVIVAAGMNAAFAAFAGVWAKPGLEEIGLIDQVVGVARVLDGSPRAWRPRLAATASNEVYTTTWFPDDAALPIPIDAATGFRAGGAKVRGLLGRPSARILAYEPGDIDLHGHRETTYGLAISLSDGSWVRFIAPQRSWGLRPMERTLLTGAFAIVCSLLVAALASRRLARPMERFARQAQRFGTDVNAPPMQATGPIEIRLAGQAFNEMQARVQRYVADRTTMLAAISHDLRAPLTRMRLRGEFIEDDEQQRKLFRDVDEMQAMVDASLDFFRDDSAHEPATRFHLSELIATVVDDFRDAGHDVVFDAGPHVTYVGRPLTLRRAIANLVDNAVKYGTRAAIRLDASAGSVEIVVDDDGPGIPDALKEQVFRPFFRIEASRNRQTGGVGLGLAAVRSAVRGHGGDIALEASDNDGLRVRVTLPMGIEAQA, from the coding sequence ATGCGCCTGTATCGCTGGGCATCCGACACGATCGGCCGCTGGTTCGCGATCAACATCGTCGCGGCCGTGATCGTTGCCGCCGGCATGAATGCCGCGTTCGCCGCGTTTGCCGGGGTCTGGGCCAAGCCCGGGCTGGAAGAGATCGGCCTGATCGACCAGGTCGTCGGCGTGGCGCGCGTGCTCGACGGCTCGCCGCGCGCGTGGCGTCCGCGGCTGGCGGCCACGGCAAGCAACGAGGTGTACACCACCACGTGGTTCCCGGACGACGCGGCGCTGCCCATCCCGATCGACGCAGCCACCGGCTTCCGCGCGGGCGGCGCCAAGGTGCGCGGCCTGCTTGGCCGTCCATCCGCACGCATCCTTGCCTACGAGCCCGGCGACATCGACCTGCACGGCCACCGCGAAACCACCTATGGACTGGCCATCTCGCTGTCGGACGGCTCCTGGGTACGCTTCATCGCGCCGCAGCGCAGCTGGGGCCTGCGTCCGATGGAACGCACGCTGCTCACCGGCGCCTTCGCCATCGTCTGCAGCCTGCTCGTCGCCGCGCTGGCGAGCCGCCGGCTGGCCCGGCCGATGGAACGCTTCGCCCGCCAGGCGCAGCGCTTCGGCACCGATGTCAACGCGCCGCCGATGCAGGCGACGGGTCCCATCGAGATACGCCTGGCCGGACAAGCGTTCAATGAGATGCAGGCGCGCGTGCAGCGTTACGTCGCCGATCGCACCACCATGCTGGCCGCCATTTCGCATGACCTGCGCGCACCGCTCACCCGGATGCGCCTGCGTGGCGAGTTCATCGAGGACGACGAGCAACAGCGCAAGCTGTTCCGCGACGTGGACGAGATGCAGGCGATGGTCGACGCGTCACTGGATTTCTTCCGCGACGACAGTGCGCACGAACCGGCAACGCGCTTCCATCTCTCCGAACTGATCGCCACCGTGGTCGACGACTTCCGCGACGCCGGCCACGACGTCGTCTTCGACGCCGGCCCCCACGTCACCTACGTCGGCCGCCCCCTCACCCTGCGCCGCGCCATCGCGAACCTCGTCGACAACGCGGTGAAGTACGGCACGCGTGCCGCGATCCGGCTCGATGCCAGCGCCGGTTCGGTGGAGATCGTCGTCGACGACGATGGCCCCGGCATCCCCGACGCACTGAAGGAGCAGGTGTTCCGCCCGTTCTTCCGCATCGAGGCCTCGCGCAACCGGCAGACCGGCGGCGTGGGCCTGGGCCTGGCCGCCGTGCGTTCGGCCGTACGCGGCCATGGCGGCGACATTGCCCTGGAAGCCAGCGATAACGACGGGCTGCGGGTACGCGTCACCCTGCCGATGGGCATCGAAGCGCAGGCGTGA
- a CDS encoding response regulator has protein sequence MQHLLIVDDDDEIRSLLQRFFQRHGFQADTAATGAEMDARLARGRYDMVILDVMLPDEDGFSLCKRLHAAGGTAIIMVTGVVEATDRIVGLELGADDYVTKPFDARELLARVRAVLRRSEAPAAAASHSPMLGFSGWRLDIVRRELRSSDHTLTPLSGAEFELLVVFAQHPRRVLTREQLIDMSRGPRHEAFDRSIDVQVSRLRRKIEEDPSDPDIIRTVRNVGYMFSASVERL, from the coding sequence ATGCAGCACCTCCTCATCGTGGACGACGACGACGAAATTCGCTCCCTCCTCCAGCGATTCTTCCAGCGTCACGGCTTCCAGGCCGACACCGCCGCCACGGGTGCCGAGATGGACGCGCGCCTCGCACGCGGCCGGTACGACATGGTCATCCTCGATGTGATGCTTCCCGACGAAGACGGCTTCAGCCTGTGCAAGCGACTGCACGCCGCCGGTGGCACGGCGATCATCATGGTCACTGGCGTCGTCGAGGCGACCGACCGCATCGTCGGCCTGGAGCTGGGCGCCGACGACTACGTGACCAAGCCGTTCGATGCCCGCGAACTGCTCGCCCGCGTACGCGCCGTGCTCCGCCGCAGCGAGGCACCGGCCGCCGCGGCCAGCCATTCGCCGATGCTCGGTTTCAGCGGCTGGAGGCTCGACATCGTGCGCCGCGAACTGCGCTCGTCCGACCACACGCTGACGCCGCTGTCCGGCGCGGAGTTCGAACTGCTGGTCGTGTTCGCGCAACATCCGCGGCGCGTGCTCACCCGCGAGCAGCTGATCGACATGTCGCGCGGGCCGCGCCACGAAGCCTTCGACCGCAGCATCGACGTGCAGGTGAGCCGGCTGCGCCGCAAGATCGAAGAAGACCCCAGCGACCCCGACATCATCCGCACCGTGCGCAACGTCGGCTACATGTTCTCCGCCAGCGTCGAGCGCCTGTGA
- a CDS encoding VacJ family lipoprotein, translating to MPIASRATVPSADLALRRRRPPAWRSGMVAVTLLAASGCSHEVKRAPQQPTVAAPARDEPINRTVFAFNRGLDRVLLRPVARGYSHLPAPVRSGVRNFSQNLREPIVFANDLLQANSLRSLNTAGRFVVNSTVGVVGIFDVASHWGMPRHDADLGQTFGVWGIGPGHTVELPLFGSSNVRDSVGRILTLAFNHLGDNSDTVSTLNTAATVGGIVDGRARALPFTDRLEQSPDYYAALRDSAAARRTLLVEDGRRGDVHAVEAAGEGRSATGLPVNP from the coding sequence ATGCCGATCGCAAGCCGCGCCACCGTTCCTTCCGCCGACCTGGCCCTCCGTCGCCGCCGTCCCCCGGCATGGCGCAGCGGCATGGTGGCGGTCACCTTGCTGGCGGCCTCGGGCTGCTCGCACGAGGTTAAGAGGGCCCCGCAGCAGCCTACTGTCGCGGCGCCGGCCCGGGACGAGCCGATCAACCGGACCGTGTTCGCGTTCAATCGTGGCCTGGACCGGGTGCTGTTACGCCCGGTGGCCCGCGGTTACTCGCACCTGCCGGCGCCCGTGCGCAGCGGCGTGCGCAACTTCTCGCAGAACCTGCGCGAACCGATCGTCTTCGCCAACGACCTGCTCCAGGCCAACTCGCTGCGCTCGCTGAACACGGCGGGCCGCTTCGTCGTCAACAGTACGGTCGGCGTCGTCGGCATCTTCGACGTCGCCAGCCACTGGGGCATGCCGCGGCATGACGCGGACCTCGGCCAGACCTTCGGGGTGTGGGGCATCGGGCCCGGGCATACGGTGGAGCTGCCGCTGTTCGGGTCGTCCAACGTGCGCGACTCGGTCGGCCGGATCCTCACCCTGGCGTTCAACCACCTGGGCGACAACTCGGACACTGTCTCGACGCTCAACACGGCGGCGACCGTTGGTGGGATCGTCGACGGTCGTGCGCGTGCCTTGCCTTTCACCGATCGCCTCGAACAATCGCCCGACTACTACGCGGCATTGCGCGACAGCGCCGCTGCACGGCGCACGCTGCTGGTGGAGGATGGCCGCCGCGGCGACGTCCACGCCGTCGAAGCCGCGGGCGAAGGCCGTTCGGCCACGGGCCTGCCGGTCAACCCCTGA
- a CDS encoding cupin domain-containing protein — protein MTRYLPALLAFLLPLAAQATTPLPPTETVSVNFSRDLPNVPGKKLTAVEVVYPPGASSAPHHHAGSAFIYAYVVSGSIVSEVNGGGEHTYKAGESFYEEPGAHHSVSRNASNTEPAKLLAVFVVDAGDTHLTTNDQPPRS, from the coding sequence ATGACCCGCTATCTCCCCGCCCTGCTCGCCTTCCTGCTCCCCCTCGCCGCCCAGGCGACGACGCCGTTGCCGCCGACCGAGACGGTCAGCGTGAACTTCTCCCGCGACCTGCCCAACGTCCCGGGCAAGAAGCTCACCGCCGTCGAGGTCGTCTATCCGCCAGGCGCCTCGTCGGCCCCGCACCACCATGCCGGCTCGGCCTTCATCTACGCCTATGTCGTCTCCGGGAGCATCGTCAGCGAGGTCAACGGTGGCGGTGAGCACACGTACAAGGCGGGCGAGAGCTTCTATGAAGAACCCGGCGCGCACCACTCGGTGAGCCGCAATGCCAGCAACACCGAGCCGGCGAAGCTGCTGGCGGTGTTCGTCGTCGATGCCGGCGACACCCACCTGACCACGAACGATCAGCCGCCGCGCTCGTAA
- a CDS encoding SUF system Fe-S cluster assembly regulator, whose translation MLRVSRLTDYATVVMTVIATHPVDVLSTAQIAEEARLELPTVSKLLKLLGHAGLVDSFRGVNGGYRLARPAEAISLADIVEALEGPIGLTECSVAQGHCERQSQCGVSGSWRSVSGAIDGVLRGMTLAQMLAGRPTAPAKGAADTAQANA comes from the coding sequence ATGCTTCGCGTCAGCCGACTTACCGATTACGCCACCGTGGTGATGACCGTCATCGCCACGCATCCTGTCGACGTTCTGAGCACTGCCCAGATCGCCGAAGAGGCGCGCCTGGAGTTGCCGACGGTGTCCAAGCTACTGAAGCTGCTCGGACATGCCGGCCTGGTCGACTCGTTCCGTGGCGTGAATGGTGGTTACCGCCTGGCCCGCCCGGCCGAGGCGATTAGCCTGGCCGACATCGTCGAAGCGCTGGAGGGGCCCATCGGCCTGACCGAATGCAGCGTCGCCCAGGGCCACTGCGAGCGACAGTCGCAGTGTGGCGTCAGCGGTAGCTGGCGCTCCGTCTCCGGGGCCATTGACGGCGTGCTGCGCGGCATGACCCTGGCACAGATGCTCGCCGGGCGCCCCACGGCGCCGGCAAAGGGCGCGGCTGACACCGCGCAGGCAAACGCATGA